The following coding sequences are from one Heptranchias perlo isolate sHepPer1 chromosome 13, sHepPer1.hap1, whole genome shotgun sequence window:
- the LOC137331223 gene encoding uncharacterized protein isoform X1, protein MAGRSSNHWKKQGADPNQPVPQEGAPFPATKTASPRASGSRCQGAGAKDGSPSTARPPSAGRAPKPTISTRTPGAQRSANPTSNGRRAESSRDGATRTAMPAGDANCRSKASGKAAGSKNQPSQKIQPSIAPHLEEITEQMAAEIEKETRGQRENPVWFERRKNRITASIAHRISRCKFVNGKSTEIPQSYLKSIVGLGCNFPTPAMQWGIQHEPIAIKKYQKLKSEDTGRQISVRPCGLFIDPTRTWLAASPDGVVVDKETRATLGLVEVKCPYKHRNHTIAQACNDRNFCLQRNNGEFQLKKNHAYFTQIQCQLAVLGLNKADLVVYTDREVAVIPVESDGEFWKDTVGKLQDFYTRAVVPNLKGKNPVLAREE, encoded by the coding sequence ATGGCAGGAAGATCCTCCAACCATTGGAAAAAGCAGGGAGCAGACCCAAACCAACCAGTGCCTCAGGAGGGGGCGCCATTTCCTGCTACTAAAACGGCCAGTCCGAGGGCCTCGGGGTCGAGATGCCAGGGAGCAGGTGCAAAAGACGGGAGTCCCAGCACAGCCAGACCTCCGAGTGCAGGAAGAGCTCCGAAACCAACCATTAGCACCAGAACcccaggagcgcagagatcagccAACCCAACCAGCAATGgaaggagagcagagagcagcAGGGATGGAGCCACGCGAACCGCCATGCCCGCTGGTGACGCCAATTGCAGGTCCAAGGCATCGGGCAAAGCAGCCGGCTCCAAAAACCAACCGAGCCAAAAAATCCAACCCAGCATTGCCCCGCACCTAGAGGAGATCACCGAGCAGATGGCGGCAGAGATCGAGAAAGagacaagaggccagagggaaAATCCGGTCTGGTTCGAACGGCGTAAGAACCGGATCACGGCCTCCATCGCGCACAGGATTTCCCGTTGCAAATTTGTGAACGGGAAAAGCACCGAGATCCCTCAGTCCTACTTGAAGTCCATCGTGGGCCTGGGCTGCAACTTTCCGACGCCTGCGATGCAATGGGGGATCCAGCATGAGCCCATCGCCATTAAGAAATACCAGAAGCTGAAGTCTGAGGACACCGGGCGGCAAATATCCGTCCGCCCGTGCGGGCTGTTCATAGACCCCACGAGGACCTGGCTGGCAGCCAGTCCTGATGGTGTAGTGGTTGACAAAGAAACAAGGGCTACCCTTGGCCTGGTGGAGGTGAAGTGCCCCTACAAGCACAGGAACCACACCATCGCACAGGCTTGCAATGACAGAAACTTCTGCCTGCAACGCAACAATGGTGAATTCCAACTGAAGAAGAATCATGCCTACTTCACCCAGATTCAGTGCCAGCTGGCGGTCCTGGGCCTGAACAAGGCCGACCTGGTTGTCTACACCGACCGTGAGGTTGCCGTGATTCCGGTGGAATCTGACGGAGAGTTCTGGAAGGATACCGTGGGTAAGCTGCAAGACTTCTACACCAGAGCAGTGGTGCCGAATTTAAAGGGAAAAAACCCGGTCTTGGCAAGAGAAGAGTGA
- the LOC137331223 gene encoding uncharacterized protein isoform X2 — protein sequence MAGRSSNHWKKQGADPNQPVPQEGAPFPATKTASPRASGSRCQGAGAKDGSPSTARPPSAGRAPKPTISTRTPGAQRSANPTSNGRRAESSRDGATRTAMPAGDANCRSKASGKAAGSKNQPSQKIQPSIAPHLEEITEQMAAEIEKETRGQRENPVWFERRKNRITASIAHRISRCKFVNGKSTEIPQSYLKSIVGLGCNFPTPAMQWGIQHEPIAIKKYQKLKSEDTGRQISVRPCGLFIDPTRTWLAASPDGVVVDKETRATLGLVEVKCPYKHRNHTIAQACNDRNFCLQRNNGEFQLKKNHAYFTQIQCQLAVLGLNKADLVVYTDREVAVIPVESDGEFWKDTVAIHPTHQNQTCC from the coding sequence ATGGCAGGAAGATCCTCCAACCATTGGAAAAAGCAGGGAGCAGACCCAAACCAACCAGTGCCTCAGGAGGGGGCGCCATTTCCTGCTACTAAAACGGCCAGTCCGAGGGCCTCGGGGTCGAGATGCCAGGGAGCAGGTGCAAAAGACGGGAGTCCCAGCACAGCCAGACCTCCGAGTGCAGGAAGAGCTCCGAAACCAACCATTAGCACCAGAACcccaggagcgcagagatcagccAACCCAACCAGCAATGgaaggagagcagagagcagcAGGGATGGAGCCACGCGAACCGCCATGCCCGCTGGTGACGCCAATTGCAGGTCCAAGGCATCGGGCAAAGCAGCCGGCTCCAAAAACCAACCGAGCCAAAAAATCCAACCCAGCATTGCCCCGCACCTAGAGGAGATCACCGAGCAGATGGCGGCAGAGATCGAGAAAGagacaagaggccagagggaaAATCCGGTCTGGTTCGAACGGCGTAAGAACCGGATCACGGCCTCCATCGCGCACAGGATTTCCCGTTGCAAATTTGTGAACGGGAAAAGCACCGAGATCCCTCAGTCCTACTTGAAGTCCATCGTGGGCCTGGGCTGCAACTTTCCGACGCCTGCGATGCAATGGGGGATCCAGCATGAGCCCATCGCCATTAAGAAATACCAGAAGCTGAAGTCTGAGGACACCGGGCGGCAAATATCCGTCCGCCCGTGCGGGCTGTTCATAGACCCCACGAGGACCTGGCTGGCAGCCAGTCCTGATGGTGTAGTGGTTGACAAAGAAACAAGGGCTACCCTTGGCCTGGTGGAGGTGAAGTGCCCCTACAAGCACAGGAACCACACCATCGCACAGGCTTGCAATGACAGAAACTTCTGCCTGCAACGCAACAATGGTGAATTCCAACTGAAGAAGAATCATGCCTACTTCACCCAGATTCAGTGCCAGCTGGCGGTCCTGGGCCTGAACAAGGCCGACCTGGTTGTCTACACCGACCGTGAGGTTGCCGTGATTCCGGTGGAATCTGACGGAGAGTTCTGGAAGGATACCGTGG